One window of the Canis lupus familiaris isolate Mischka breed German Shepherd chromosome 29, alternate assembly UU_Cfam_GSD_1.0, whole genome shotgun sequence genome contains the following:
- the OTUD6B gene encoding deubiquitinase OTUD6B isoform X3 — protein MISKDKKAALEKEREERIAEAEIENLSGARHIESEKLAQVLAARQLEIKQIPSDGHCMYRAIEDQLKEQKCPLTVAALRSQTAEYIQGHVEDFLPFLTNPNTGNMYTPEEFRKYCDDIVNTAAWGGQLELRALSHILQTPIEIIQADSPPIVVGEEYPKKPLILVYMRHAYGLGEHYNSVTQLVNTATENCS, from the exons ATGATATCCAAG GACAAAAAAGCTGCATTGGAAAAGGAGCGAGAAGAAAGGATAGCTGAAGCTGAAATTGAGAACTTGTCTGGAGCTAGGCACATAGAAAGTGAAAAACTTGCTCAAGTATTGGCAGCTAGACAGTTGGAAATTAAACAGATTCCATCTGATGGCCACTGTATGTACAGAGCCATTGAAGATCAGCTGAAAGAACAGAAATGCCCCTTGACCGTGGCTGCCTTGAGAAGTCAAACTGCTGAATATATACAAGGCCATGTGGAAGACTTTCTGCCGTTTTTAACAAATCCTAATACAGGAAATATGTATACTCCAG AAGAGTTTAGAAAGTACTGTGATGATATCGTCAACACAGCTGCATGGGGAGGTCAGCTTGAG ctaAGAGCCTTGTCTCACATTTTGCAAACACCAATAGAGATAATCCAGGCAGATTCTCCTCCTATTGTAGTTGGTGAAGAATATCCAAAAAAACCATTAATACTTGT aTATATGAGACATGCATACGGCTTAGGAGAACATTACAATTCTGTTACACAGTTGGTGAACACAGCTACTGAAAATTGCAGCTAG
- the OTUD6B gene encoding deubiquitinase OTUD6B isoform X2, whose protein sequence is MGPRVKGEGGSAGPRGLRPLPARVRGSPVVMEAALAEELDEEEQLARRHRRERKELQAKIQGMKNAVPKNDKKRRKQLTEDVAKLEAEMEQKHKEELEQLKLNSKGGKIDSVAVNISNLVLENQPPRISKAQKRRDKKAALEKEREERIAEAEIENLSGARHIESEKLAQVLAARQLEIKQIPSDGHCMYRAIEDQLKEQKCPLTVAALRSQTAEYIQGHVEDFLPFLTNPNTGNMYTPEEFRKYCDDIVNTAAWGGQLESKL, encoded by the exons ATGGGGCCCCGGGTGAAGGGTGAGGGTGGAAGTGCCGGGCCGCGCGGGCTGCGGCCTCTGCCGGCGCGGGTGCGCGGCTCCCCGGTCGTCATGGAGGCGGCGTTGGCCGAGGAGCTCGATGAGGAGGAGCAGCTGGCGAGGAGGCACcgcagagagaggaaagagctGCAAG CCAAAATTCAGGGTATGAAGAATGCTGTTCCCAAGAATGACAAAAAGAGGAGGAAGCAACTCACTGAAGATGTCGCTAAGTTGGAAGCAGAAATGGAacagaaacataaagaagaaCTGGAGCAACTAAAGCTGAATTCTAAGGGGGGAAAA atagaTTCTGTTGCTGTTAACATTTCAAACTTGGTTCTCGAGAATCAGCCACCTCGGATATCAAAAGCACAAAAGAGACGG GACAAAAAAGCTGCATTGGAAAAGGAGCGAGAAGAAAGGATAGCTGAAGCTGAAATTGAGAACTTGTCTGGAGCTAGGCACATAGAAAGTGAAAAACTTGCTCAAGTATTGGCAGCTAGACAGTTGGAAATTAAACAGATTCCATCTGATGGCCACTGTATGTACAGAGCCATTGAAGATCAGCTGAAAGAACAGAAATGCCCCTTGACCGTGGCTGCCTTGAGAAGTCAAACTGCTGAATATATACAAGGCCATGTGGAAGACTTTCTGCCGTTTTTAACAAATCCTAATACAGGAAATATGTATACTCCAG AAGAGTTTAGAAAGTACTGTGATGATATCGTCAACACAGCTGCATGGGGAGGTCAGCTTGAG agcAAGTTGTAA
- the OTUD6B gene encoding deubiquitinase OTUD6B isoform X1: MGPRVKGEGGSAGPRGLRPLPARVRGSPVVMEAALAEELDEEEQLARRHRRERKELQAKIQGMKNAVPKNDKKRRKQLTEDVAKLEAEMEQKHKEELEQLKLNSKGGKIDSVAVNISNLVLENQPPRISKAQKRRDKKAALEKEREERIAEAEIENLSGARHIESEKLAQVLAARQLEIKQIPSDGHCMYRAIEDQLKEQKCPLTVAALRSQTAEYIQGHVEDFLPFLTNPNTGNMYTPEEFRKYCDDIVNTAAWGGQLELRALSHILQTPIEIIQADSPPIVVGEEYPKKPLILVYMRHAYGLGEHYNSVTQLVNTATENCS; the protein is encoded by the exons ATGGGGCCCCGGGTGAAGGGTGAGGGTGGAAGTGCCGGGCCGCGCGGGCTGCGGCCTCTGCCGGCGCGGGTGCGCGGCTCCCCGGTCGTCATGGAGGCGGCGTTGGCCGAGGAGCTCGATGAGGAGGAGCAGCTGGCGAGGAGGCACcgcagagagaggaaagagctGCAAG CCAAAATTCAGGGTATGAAGAATGCTGTTCCCAAGAATGACAAAAAGAGGAGGAAGCAACTCACTGAAGATGTCGCTAAGTTGGAAGCAGAAATGGAacagaaacataaagaagaaCTGGAGCAACTAAAGCTGAATTCTAAGGGGGGAAAA atagaTTCTGTTGCTGTTAACATTTCAAACTTGGTTCTCGAGAATCAGCCACCTCGGATATCAAAAGCACAAAAGAGACGG GACAAAAAAGCTGCATTGGAAAAGGAGCGAGAAGAAAGGATAGCTGAAGCTGAAATTGAGAACTTGTCTGGAGCTAGGCACATAGAAAGTGAAAAACTTGCTCAAGTATTGGCAGCTAGACAGTTGGAAATTAAACAGATTCCATCTGATGGCCACTGTATGTACAGAGCCATTGAAGATCAGCTGAAAGAACAGAAATGCCCCTTGACCGTGGCTGCCTTGAGAAGTCAAACTGCTGAATATATACAAGGCCATGTGGAAGACTTTCTGCCGTTTTTAACAAATCCTAATACAGGAAATATGTATACTCCAG AAGAGTTTAGAAAGTACTGTGATGATATCGTCAACACAGCTGCATGGGGAGGTCAGCTTGAG ctaAGAGCCTTGTCTCACATTTTGCAAACACCAATAGAGATAATCCAGGCAGATTCTCCTCCTATTGTAGTTGGTGAAGAATATCCAAAAAAACCATTAATACTTGT aTATATGAGACATGCATACGGCTTAGGAGAACATTACAATTCTGTTACACAGTTGGTGAACACAGCTACTGAAAATTGCAGCTAG